The following are encoded together in the Archocentrus centrarchus isolate MPI-CPG fArcCen1 chromosome 23, fArcCen1, whole genome shotgun sequence genome:
- the btg1 gene encoding protein BTG1, whose translation MHTLCARGTMKPEINAAVGFLSRFLRVKGHVNDRQVQTFSQSLQDILAEQYKHHWFPDRPCKGSGYRCIRINHKMDPLVWQAGQRIGLTIQQLYLLLPSELTLWVDPFEVSYRIGEDGSICVLYESQPGPVGMPATATTSSPSGNSGAVSPMVDSHISCKEELMVLGRTSPSKAYNMMTVSS comes from the exons ATGCATACCCTTTGTGCCCGGGGAACGATGAAACCAGAGATCAACGCCGCCGTCGGATTTCTGTCGAGATTTCTGAGGGTAAAAGGACACGTAAACGATCGACAGGTCCAAACGTTCAGCCAAAGCTTACAAGACATTTTGGCAG AGCAATATAAGCACCACTGGTTTCCAGACAGGCCTTGCAAGGGTTCAGGTTACCGCTGCATTCGCATCAACCACAAGATGGACCCcctggtgtggcaggcaggCCAGCGCATTGGTCTGACTATCCAGCAACTCTACCTGCTCCTGCCCAGCGAGCTCACGCTCTGGGTGGACCCATTTGAGGTTTCCTACCGCATTGGTGAAGATGGCTCCATCTGCGTCCTGTATGAGTCGCAGCCCGGTCCCGTAGGAATGCCAGCGACAGCTACCACCAGCTCCCCCTCAGGAAACAGCGGGGCAGTGAGCCCTATGGTGGACAGTCACATCAGCTGCAAGGAGGAACTGATGGTGCTGGGAAGAACCAGTCCCTCCAAAGCCTACAATATGATGACTGTGTCTAGTTAA